A genomic region of Pseudomonas migulae contains the following coding sequences:
- a CDS encoding cysteine desulfurase family protein: protein MNKRPLYFDYAATTPVDERVIQVMVECLGFSGNFGNPASSSHAFGQQARQTVEQARQQVAELVGAKADQIVWTSGATESNNLALKGVAQARGISGGHVITSQIEHKAILDTAKQLQDTGVAVTYLVPDEEGLITAQAVSEAMRDDTFLVSLMLVNNELGTLNDIAAIGEVVRARDALFHVDAAQGAGKVAIDLTQLPVDLMSFSAHKIYGPKGIGALYVGPRAQQRLQAQIHGGGHEGGLRSGTLATHQIAAMGVAFALAAQLFDEEKATIVRLRERLLEPLLSIPGVRLNGSATQRIPHTLSLTFNEGEFNSATLNASIAFSATSACNSASNAPSHVLLALGHDARSAGRTIRLSLGRFTTEQDIDQAVQLIKAACASAPAFWQ from the coding sequence ATGAATAAACGTCCGTTGTATTTCGACTACGCCGCCACCACGCCGGTGGATGAGCGGGTCATTCAGGTCATGGTCGAGTGCCTGGGGTTCTCCGGCAACTTCGGCAACCCGGCGTCCAGCTCCCATGCGTTCGGCCAGCAGGCCCGGCAAACGGTCGAGCAGGCGCGGCAGCAGGTGGCCGAACTGGTCGGGGCGAAAGCAGACCAGATCGTCTGGACCTCCGGCGCCACCGAATCGAACAACCTCGCCCTCAAGGGCGTGGCCCAGGCCCGGGGAATCTCCGGTGGTCATGTCATCACCAGCCAGATCGAACACAAGGCGATTCTCGACACGGCGAAGCAATTGCAGGACACGGGTGTTGCCGTGACGTATCTGGTGCCGGACGAGGAAGGTCTGATCACCGCGCAAGCCGTCAGCGAGGCCATGCGCGACGACACCTTTCTGGTGTCGCTGATGCTGGTCAACAACGAGCTGGGTACGCTCAATGACATCGCGGCCATCGGCGAAGTGGTGCGTGCCCGCGATGCGTTGTTCCATGTCGACGCCGCTCAGGGCGCGGGGAAAGTGGCGATTGACCTGACGCAGTTGCCGGTGGACCTGATGTCGTTTTCGGCGCACAAGATCTACGGCCCCAAAGGCATCGGCGCGTTGTATGTGGGGCCGCGTGCGCAGCAGCGCTTGCAGGCGCAGATTCACGGCGGCGGCCACGAAGGCGGTCTGCGTTCCGGTACGTTGGCGACTCATCAGATTGCCGCCATGGGCGTGGCCTTCGCGTTGGCGGCGCAACTGTTCGATGAAGAGAAAGCCACGATCGTGCGTCTGCGTGAGCGCTTGCTCGAACCGCTGCTGAGCATTCCCGGCGTACGCCTCAACGGCAGCGCCACCCAGCGCATTCCCCATACCCTGAGCCTGACTTTCAACGAAGGCGAGTTCAACTCGGCGACACTGAACGCCTCGATCGCCTTTTCCGCGACCTCGGCCTGCAACTCCGCCAGTAATGCGCCGTCCCACGTTCTGCTTGCCCTTGGGCATGATGCCCGTTCGGCGGGTCGCACCATTCGCTTGAGCCTGGGCCGGTTTACCACCGAGCAGGATATCGACCAGGCGGTGCAACTGATCAAAGCGGCCTGCGCCAGTGCTCCGGCATTCTGGCAGTAG
- a CDS encoding LysE family translocator produces the protein MTLSLDLLLGFALFALVTSITPGPNNTMLLASGVNFGFNRTIPHMLGITCGFFVLVVAVGFGLGAVFQTYPLLYTVLRYVGAAYLLYLAWKIAHSGPVSDGEQGESKPISYLGAAAFQWVNPKAWIMAIGAISTYTPMQGYFTNVVVIAAVFALINLPSVGVWAACGTLLRNVLKDRRWLRMFNWGMAALLVVSLYPLLLESFS, from the coding sequence ATGACGCTCTCGCTCGATCTGCTGCTGGGCTTCGCCCTGTTCGCCCTTGTCACCTCGATCACTCCCGGCCCGAACAACACCATGTTGCTGGCATCGGGTGTGAACTTCGGCTTTAACCGCACCATCCCCCATATGCTTGGCATTACCTGCGGCTTCTTTGTGCTTGTCGTGGCCGTCGGTTTCGGCCTGGGCGCCGTGTTTCAAACCTATCCGTTGCTCTACACCGTGTTGCGTTACGTCGGTGCGGCGTATTTGCTGTACCTGGCGTGGAAAATCGCGCATTCCGGGCCGGTTTCCGACGGTGAGCAGGGGGAGAGCAAACCCATCAGCTACCTCGGCGCCGCAGCGTTCCAGTGGGTCAATCCCAAGGCGTGGATCATGGCCATCGGTGCGATCAGCACCTACACACCGATGCAGGGCTATTTCACCAATGTGGTCGTGATTGCCGCGGTCTTCGCCCTGATCAACCTGCCGAGCGTCGGTGTCTGGGCGGCGTGCGGCACGCTGTTGCGCAACGTGCTGAAGGACCGTCGCTGGTTGCGCATGTTCAACTGGGGCATGGCCGCGCTGCTGGTGGTTTCGCTGTATCCGTTGTTGCTTGAAAGCTTTAGCTGA
- the msuE gene encoding FMN reductase, with translation MSRPLKVVALSGGTWRPSRTLVLTQALLAELAGQLPIESKLIELGDIARPLGAALSRQELSADIEAELQAIENADLLIVAAPVYRGSYPGLLKHLFDLIDLNALIDTPVLLAATGGSERHALVLDHQLRPLFSFFQALTLPIGVYATEADFANYQITSEPLKARIRLAAERAAPLFGVPPKNLLKIA, from the coding sequence ATGTCGCGTCCATTGAAAGTCGTTGCCCTGTCCGGCGGAACCTGGCGGCCGTCCCGCACATTGGTGCTGACCCAGGCGCTGTTGGCCGAACTGGCCGGGCAATTGCCGATCGAGAGCAAGCTGATCGAACTGGGCGACATCGCCCGTCCACTGGGCGCTGCACTCTCGCGTCAGGAACTGAGCGCAGACATCGAAGCCGAGCTGCAAGCCATCGAAAACGCCGACCTGCTGATTGTCGCTGCGCCGGTCTATCGAGGCTCCTACCCGGGCCTGCTCAAACACCTTTTCGACCTGATCGATCTGAACGCGCTGATCGATACGCCGGTACTGCTTGCCGCCACCGGTGGCAGCGAACGGCATGCGCTGGTCCTCGATCATCAGCTGCGACCGCTGTTCAGTTTCTTCCAGGCGCTGACCCTGCCGATCGGCGTCTACGCCACCGAAGCCGATTTCGCCAATTACCAAATAACCAGTGAGCCCTTGAAGGCCCGCATTCGTCTTGCTGCAGAACGCGCCGCGCCGTTGTTCGGCGTGCCCCCCAAAAATCTGCTGAAAATCGCTTAA
- the ssuD gene encoding FMNH2-dependent alkanesulfonate monooxygenase — protein sequence MDVFWFLPTHGDGHYLGTTQGARPVTLNYLKQVAQAADSLGYHGVLIPTGRSCEDSWVIASALVPLTERLRYLVAIRPGIISPTVSARMAATLDRLSNGRLLINVVTGGDPDENRGDGIFLDHSERYEVTDEFLKIWRRVLQGEAVDFEGKHLQVQNAKALYPPVQKPYPPLYFGGSSEAAHELAAEQVDVYLTWGEPPAAVAEKIADVRERAARNGRTVKFGIRLHVIVRETAEEAWKAADKLIEHISDETIAAAQKSFSRFDSEGQRRMAALHDGRRDNLEIAPNLWAGVGLVRGGAGTALVGDPQQVAARIKEYADLGIESFIFSGYPHLEEAYRFAELVFPLLPEPYASLAGRGVTNLTGPFGEMIANDVLPAKATA from the coding sequence ATGGATGTTTTCTGGTTTCTGCCGACCCACGGCGACGGCCATTACCTGGGCACCACTCAGGGCGCCCGCCCGGTGACCCTCAATTATCTGAAGCAAGTGGCACAGGCCGCTGACAGCCTCGGCTACCACGGCGTGCTGATTCCCACCGGACGTTCCTGCGAGGATTCGTGGGTGATTGCTTCGGCGCTGGTGCCGTTGACCGAACGCCTGCGCTATCTGGTGGCGATTCGTCCGGGCATCATCTCGCCGACCGTCTCGGCACGCATGGCGGCCACGCTGGATCGACTGTCCAACGGCCGTTTGCTGATCAACGTGGTGACCGGCGGCGACCCGGACGAAAACCGTGGCGACGGCATCTTCCTCGATCACAGCGAACGCTACGAAGTCACCGACGAATTCCTGAAGATCTGGCGCCGGGTGCTGCAAGGCGAAGCGGTGGATTTCGAAGGCAAACATTTGCAGGTGCAGAACGCCAAGGCGTTGTACCCGCCGGTGCAGAAACCCTATCCGCCGCTGTACTTCGGCGGTTCGTCCGAAGCCGCCCATGAACTGGCCGCCGAGCAGGTCGATGTCTACCTGACCTGGGGTGAACCACCGGCCGCCGTGGCGGAAAAAATCGCCGATGTGCGCGAGCGTGCGGCACGCAATGGGCGCACGGTGAAGTTCGGGATTCGCCTGCACGTGATTGTTCGTGAGACCGCGGAAGAGGCCTGGAAAGCCGCCGACAAACTGATCGAACACATCAGCGACGAGACCATCGCCGCCGCGCAGAAGTCGTTCTCGCGTTTCGATTCCGAAGGCCAGCGGCGTATGGCGGCGTTGCATGACGGACGTCGCGACAACCTGGAAATTGCCCCCAACCTGTGGGCCGGTGTGGGCCTGGTGCGCGGCGGTGCCGGGACGGCGCTGGTGGGTGATCCGCAGCAAGTGGCGGCGCGCATCAAGGAATACGCGGATCTGGGGATCGAGAGTTTCATCTTCTCCGGTTACCCGCACCTTGAAGAGGCGTATCGCTTTGCCGAACTGGTGTTCCCGTTGTTGCCTGAACCGTATGCCAGCCTGGCGGGGCGCGGTGTCACCAACCTCACCGGGCCGTTTGGCGAAATGATCGCCAATGACGTGCTGCCCGCCAAAGCCACGGCCTGA
- a CDS encoding acyl-CoA dehydrogenase family protein, protein MTAKPQSTLISPLQTARRLAAEFALTAVERDERGGTPKAERDALRHSGLLALSIPTQYGGLGASWSDTLTIVREFAKVDSSIAHVFGFHHLMLATVRLFARPEQWQPWFEQTARKNWFWGNALNPLDTRTVVKKLSGWREFSGKKSFCSGASDSEMLIASAVDESAGGKLLIAAIPSGRSGITLHNDWNNMGQRQTDSGSATFERVRVEESELLLDPGPLSTPFACLRPLIAQLTFTHMFLGIAEGAFEEARQYTLTETRPWHKSSTQDVRQDPYVLGHYGEFWVALEGVRLLVERAADLLDKAWAKGPNLSAEERGNLATAIATAKVAATRNGLELCSRLFEVTGARSTHASLRLDRHWRNLRTQTLHDPVDYKLHELGDWALNQSLPIPTFYS, encoded by the coding sequence GTGACTGCCAAGCCGCAAAGCACTCTGATATCTCCCTTGCAAACCGCCCGCCGATTGGCCGCCGAGTTTGCCCTGACCGCTGTCGAGCGCGATGAACGTGGCGGTACGCCCAAAGCCGAACGTGATGCCTTGCGCCACAGCGGCCTGCTCGCGTTAAGCATTCCCACTCAGTATGGCGGCCTCGGCGCCAGCTGGAGTGACACCCTGACCATCGTGCGCGAGTTCGCCAAGGTCGACAGTTCGATTGCCCACGTCTTCGGTTTTCATCACCTGATGCTCGCCACCGTGCGCCTGTTCGCCCGGCCCGAGCAATGGCAGCCGTGGTTCGAACAAACGGCACGCAAGAACTGGTTCTGGGGCAATGCCCTCAACCCGTTGGACACCCGCACCGTGGTGAAGAAACTCAGTGGCTGGCGGGAGTTTTCCGGCAAGAAAAGTTTCTGCTCCGGCGCCAGCGATTCGGAAATGTTGATCGCCTCGGCGGTGGACGAAAGTGCCGGTGGCAAGCTGTTGATCGCCGCCATTCCCAGCGGTCGCAGCGGCATTACCCTGCACAACGACTGGAACAACATGGGCCAGCGCCAGACCGACAGTGGCAGCGCCACGTTCGAACGGGTGCGGGTCGAAGAGTCCGAACTGCTGCTCGATCCGGGTCCGCTGAGCACGCCATTCGCCTGTCTTCGTCCATTGATCGCGCAGCTGACGTTCACCCACATGTTCCTCGGCATTGCCGAAGGCGCCTTCGAAGAGGCGCGGCAATACACCCTCACCGAAACCCGCCCATGGCACAAATCCAGCACTCAGGATGTGCGTCAGGACCCGTACGTGCTCGGCCATTACGGCGAATTCTGGGTGGCGCTTGAAGGCGTTCGCCTGCTGGTGGAACGCGCCGCCGACCTGCTCGACAAGGCCTGGGCGAAAGGCCCGAACCTCAGCGCCGAAGAACGCGGAAATCTGGCCACCGCGATCGCCACGGCCAAGGTCGCCGCCACCCGCAACGGCCTCGAACTCTGTAGCCGGCTGTTCGAAGTGACCGGTGCACGTTCGACTCACGCCTCGCTGCGGCTCGACCGCCACTGGCGCAACCTGCGCACGCAAACCCTGCACGACCCGGTGGATTACAAACTCCATGAACTGGGCGACTGGGCACTGAACCAGTCCTTGCCGATTCCGACTTTCTATTCATAG
- a CDS encoding sigma-54 interaction domain-containing protein, which produces MQLLTLPPSPALATSIRATAQVFEDPKSQALLAHIQQVAPSEASVLIIGETGTGKELVARHIHNLSARRNRPFVAVNCGAFSESLVEAELFGHEKGAFTGALSAKAGWFEEADGGTLFLDEIGDLPMAIQVKLLRVLQEREVVRLGSRKSIPINVRVLAATNVQLEKAINAGHFREDLYYRLDVVSLELSPLRDRPDDILPLTRHFVEAYSQRLGYGTITISKEAELKLRSYSWPGNIRELENVIHHTLLICRNGVIERDDLRLSNMRIERQDDSHGNFDDSPEALLDRAFQKLFEEQAGALHEKVEDALLRAAYRFSHYNQVHTAALLGLSRNVTRTRLIKIGELAVNKRRPTENVQGERLMQLSI; this is translated from the coding sequence ATGCAACTGCTGACCTTACCGCCCTCGCCCGCCCTGGCGACCTCCATCCGCGCCACGGCCCAGGTGTTCGAAGACCCGAAATCCCAGGCCTTGCTCGCCCACATCCAACAAGTCGCGCCCAGTGAAGCCAGCGTGCTGATCATTGGCGAAACCGGCACTGGCAAAGAGCTGGTGGCACGCCATATCCACAACCTAAGCGCCCGGCGCAATCGGCCATTCGTGGCGGTGAACTGCGGTGCGTTTTCCGAATCCCTGGTCGAGGCCGAACTGTTCGGCCACGAAAAAGGCGCGTTCACCGGGGCCTTGAGCGCCAAGGCTGGCTGGTTCGAAGAAGCCGATGGCGGTACGTTGTTCCTCGATGAAATCGGCGATCTGCCGATGGCGATTCAGGTCAAGCTGCTGCGGGTGTTGCAGGAGCGCGAAGTGGTGCGACTGGGTTCGCGCAAGAGCATTCCGATCAACGTGCGTGTGCTGGCGGCGACCAACGTGCAACTGGAAAAAGCCATCAACGCCGGGCATTTCCGCGAGGATCTGTATTACCGCCTCGACGTGGTCAGCCTGGAACTGAGCCCCCTGCGTGATCGCCCCGACGACATCCTGCCGCTGACCCGCCACTTCGTCGAAGCCTACAGCCAGCGCCTGGGCTACGGCACCATCACCATCAGCAAAGAGGCCGAACTGAAACTGCGCAGCTACAGTTGGCCGGGCAACATTCGTGAACTGGAAAACGTCATTCACCACACCCTGCTGATCTGCCGTAACGGCGTGATCGAACGCGATGACCTGCGCCTGTCGAACATGCGCATCGAGCGTCAGGACGATTCCCACGGCAACTTCGACGATTCACCGGAAGCCTTGCTTGATCGGGCGTTCCAGAAGCTGTTCGAGGAACAGGCCGGCGCGCTGCACGAAAAGGTCGAAGACGCCCTGTTGCGCGCGGCCTACCGTTTCAGTCATTACAACCAGGTGCACACGGCTGCGCTGCTGGGGTTGAGCCGCAACGTAACGCGCACGCGACTGATCAAGATCGGCGAACTGGCGGTGAACAAGCGCCGGCCCACGGAAAACGTGCAGGGCGAGCGCTTGATGCAACTGTCGATTTAA
- a CDS encoding antibiotic biosynthesis monooxygenase has product MQAPEKNRSFTQLIEFEIEPHQQPALVSALSRQTERLAQGYSGFLSASIQASDDGRRVLNYLQWQSREAGEAAFRSFESGEQDFWQLIRAHQAKTVTFGSFQVLHSLERSHDNALHCNLVD; this is encoded by the coding sequence ATGCAAGCGCCAGAGAAAAATCGCAGCTTCACCCAGTTGATCGAATTCGAGATCGAACCCCATCAGCAACCTGCATTGGTGTCGGCGTTATCCAGGCAAACCGAGCGTCTGGCCCAAGGCTACAGCGGATTTCTAAGTGCCAGTATCCAGGCCAGCGACGATGGCCGGCGGGTGCTCAATTACCTGCAATGGCAATCGCGCGAGGCGGGGGAAGCCGCGTTCCGGAGTTTTGAAAGCGGCGAGCAGGATTTCTGGCAGCTGATTCGCGCCCATCAGGCGAAAACCGTGACGTTCGGCTCGTTCCAGGTGCTGCACAGCCTGGAACGCAGTCACGACAACGCATTGCATTGCAATCTGGTGGATTAA
- the soxR gene encoding redox-sensitive transcriptional activator SoxR: MITSENLHKELTVGQLAARSGVAVTALHFYESKGLIKSNRNQGNQRRYPREVLRRVALIKVAQRLGIPLAEIGEALKTLPDNRAPTAADWKVLSGQWSRDLDERINQLTLLRDKLNGCIGCGCLSMEACPLRNFGDVLGEQGPGAQLLESSL; encoded by the coding sequence ATGATCACCTCGGAAAATCTGCATAAAGAACTCACCGTCGGCCAGCTCGCCGCCCGCAGCGGTGTGGCGGTCACGGCGCTGCACTTTTATGAATCCAAAGGGCTGATCAAAAGCAATCGCAATCAGGGCAACCAGCGGCGTTATCCACGGGAAGTGTTGCGGCGGGTGGCGCTGATCAAGGTGGCGCAGCGCCTGGGGATTCCGTTGGCGGAGATTGGCGAGGCGTTGAAAACCCTGCCGGATAACCGGGCGCCGACGGCGGCGGACTGGAAGGTGTTGTCGGGGCAATGGAGTCGGGACCTGGATGAGCGGATCAATCAGCTGACTTTGCTGCGGGACAAGCTCAATGGCTGTATCGGCTGTGGGTGTTTGTCGATGGAGGCGTGTCCGTTGCGCAATTTTGGGGATGTACTTGGGGAGCAAGGGCCGGGGGCGCAGCTGTTGGAATCGAGTTTATGA
- a CDS encoding MetQ/NlpA family ABC transporter substrate-binding protein, with the protein MKKTLAILAALVSLSVHANEKLTVGATPVPHAEILEFVKPTLAKEGVDLDIKVFTDFIQPNQQLALKNLDANYYQYRPFLDDYNKTRHTDLVPVVGVHIEPFGAYSTKIKNITELKDGATVSIPNDPVNTGRALVLLHEAGLIKLKDPSNTLATQRDIIENPKHLKIRELEGALLARSVSQVDLAFVFANYALEAGIDTNSALIVEKGKSLYIEFLVARPDNINDPGLQKLAKALNSDEVRQFILTRYKGQIAPGF; encoded by the coding sequence ATGAAAAAGACCCTGGCCATTCTGGCTGCCCTCGTGTCGTTGAGCGTTCACGCCAACGAAAAACTCACCGTCGGTGCCACGCCGGTGCCGCACGCGGAGATCCTCGAATTCGTCAAACCGACCCTGGCCAAGGAAGGCGTGGACCTGGACATCAAGGTCTTCACCGATTTCATCCAGCCCAACCAGCAGCTCGCACTAAAGAACCTCGACGCCAACTATTACCAGTACCGGCCATTTCTCGATGACTACAACAAGACCCGCCACACCGACCTGGTGCCGGTGGTCGGCGTGCACATCGAACCGTTCGGGGCCTATTCGACCAAGATAAAAAACATCACCGAACTGAAGGATGGCGCCACCGTGTCCATCCCCAACGACCCGGTGAACACCGGCCGCGCGCTGGTGCTGCTGCACGAGGCAGGACTGATCAAACTCAAGGATCCGAGCAATACACTGGCGACTCAGCGGGACATTATCGAAAACCCGAAACACCTGAAAATCCGTGAACTGGAAGGTGCGTTGCTGGCGCGTTCGGTGAGCCAGGTGGACCTGGCGTTTGTCTTCGCCAACTACGCGCTGGAAGCGGGGATCGACACCAACAGTGCTTTGATCGTCGAGAAGGGCAAGAGCCTGTACATCGAGTTTCTGGTGGCCCGTCCGGATAACATCAATGACCCGGGTTTGCAGAAACTGGCCAAGGCGTTGAATTCCGATGAGGTCCGCCAGTTCATCCTGACCCGCTACAAAGGGCAGATTGCGCCGGGGTTCTAA
- a CDS encoding methionine ABC transporter permease translates to MAEWFKHIYWADIGQACLDTLSMLGAALGFTVLLGLPLGVVLFLTGKHQLHEAIGVYRVLSVIVNTLRSLPFIILLIVLIPLTTLLVGTSLGVPGTIPPLVVGCTPFFARLVETALREVDRGVVEATQSMGGTTWQIIRHTLLPEARGGLLAAVTVTAIVLVDYTAMAGVIGGGGLGDLAIRYGYQRFQTDVMVVTVVLLLILVQALQMTGDRLVARYSRR, encoded by the coding sequence ATGGCCGAATGGTTCAAACACATTTACTGGGCCGATATCGGCCAGGCCTGCCTCGATACGTTGAGCATGCTCGGCGCCGCCCTTGGTTTTACCGTGCTGCTGGGGTTGCCGCTGGGCGTGGTGCTGTTCCTCACCGGTAAACACCAGTTGCACGAAGCGATCGGCGTTTACCGGGTGCTGTCGGTGATCGTGAACACGCTGCGTTCGCTGCCGTTCATCATTTTGCTGATCGTGCTGATTCCCCTGACCACGTTGCTGGTCGGGACCTCGCTGGGCGTGCCGGGGACCATTCCGCCGCTGGTGGTCGGCTGCACGCCGTTCTTTGCGCGGTTGGTGGAAACCGCCTTGCGCGAAGTCGATCGCGGGGTGGTGGAAGCGACCCAGTCCATGGGTGGCACCACCTGGCAAATCATCCGCCACACCTTGTTGCCCGAAGCCCGGGGCGGGTTGCTGGCGGCGGTCACGGTGACCGCGATTGTGCTGGTGGATTACACGGCAATGGCCGGTGTGATTGGCGGCGGCGGTCTGGGCGACCTGGCGATCCGCTACGGCTACCAGCGTTTTCAGACCGACGTGATGGTGGTCACCGTGGTGCTTCTGCTGATTCTGGTCCAGGCCCTGCAAATGACCGGCGACCGATTGGTGGCGCGTTACAGCCGACGATAG
- a CDS encoding SfnB family sulfur acquisition oxidoreductase yields MPESAVYPINPPAAHRIADEAEALRVAERVAAVLLEQDAERDRTRQVPAEIVDLYSNSGLWGISVPKAFGGAQVSYAVLAQVIAIISAADPSLGQIPQNHYCLLEDIRLQGTPEQQAHFFGLALQGHRFANALSETGGKNVQDIQATIRRYGDGHVINGRKGYCTGSLYAHWLAVLALDEEQKGQLSFVERGTQGLVIVDDWDSIGQRTTSSGTVLAEDLRVSAFNVFPTYRSYESPTLAGPFAQLTTAAIDAGIARAALRDTIAFVQQFARPWIDAGVEKASEDPLTIIQVGGLEIRLEAAEALLERAGWALDAARSAPDEDNVAQASLAVAKAKVLTTEIAIEASSKLFELGGTRSTLKKHNFDRHWRNARVHTLHDPVRWKYHVVGNWLLNGVKPPRHDWS; encoded by the coding sequence ATGCCTGAATCTGCCGTTTATCCGATCAACCCGCCGGCCGCCCATCGGATCGCCGATGAAGCCGAAGCCTTGCGCGTGGCCGAGCGCGTCGCTGCGGTCCTGTTGGAACAGGACGCCGAGCGCGACCGCACACGCCAGGTGCCTGCCGAGATCGTCGACCTGTATTCCAACAGTGGTTTGTGGGGCATCAGCGTGCCGAAAGCATTCGGTGGCGCACAGGTGTCGTACGCAGTGCTGGCGCAGGTCATCGCGATCATCTCGGCGGCCGATCCGTCCCTCGGGCAGATCCCGCAAAACCACTATTGCCTGCTGGAAGATATTCGCCTGCAAGGCACGCCCGAACAACAGGCGCATTTCTTCGGTCTGGCGTTGCAAGGGCATCGGTTCGCCAATGCCTTGTCGGAAACCGGCGGCAAGAACGTGCAGGACATTCAGGCGACCATCCGCCGCTATGGCGACGGCCATGTGATCAACGGCCGCAAGGGTTACTGCACCGGCTCGCTCTACGCCCACTGGCTGGCGGTGCTGGCGCTGGATGAAGAACAGAAGGGCCAGTTGTCCTTCGTCGAACGCGGCACCCAAGGGTTGGTGATCGTTGACGATTGGGACAGCATCGGTCAGCGCACCACGTCCAGCGGCACCGTGCTGGCCGAGGACCTGCGCGTTTCGGCGTTCAATGTGTTCCCGACTTATCGCTCCTATGAGAGCCCGACCCTGGCCGGGCCGTTCGCGCAATTGACCACCGCCGCCATCGACGCCGGCATCGCCCGCGCGGCCCTGCGTGACACCATCGCCTTCGTTCAGCAGTTCGCGCGGCCATGGATCGATGCGGGCGTGGAAAAGGCCAGCGAAGATCCGTTGACCATCATTCAGGTCGGTGGTCTGGAGATTCGTCTGGAAGCCGCCGAAGCCTTGCTGGAACGCGCCGGTTGGGCGCTGGACGCGGCACGTTCGGCACCCGATGAAGACAACGTCGCCCAAGCGTCCCTCGCCGTCGCGAAGGCCAAGGTGCTGACGACTGAAATCGCCATCGAAGCCAGCAGCAAACTGTTCGAACTCGGCGGTACCCGCTCGACCCTGAAGAAGCACAACTTCGACCGTCACTGGCGCAACGCCCGGGTGCACACGCTGCATGACCCGGTGCGCTGGAAGTACCACGTGGTCGGCAACTGGTTGCTCAACGGCGTCAAACCGCCGCGCCACGACTGGTCCTGA
- a CDS encoding VOC family protein produces MSVKPIPEGYHSITPYLGIQKAAEAIEFYKKAFGATEVMRLSMPDGGIGHAELRIGDCPIMLGTPCDQGPLSNPDTSPSVGLHLYVNDVDTSYKQAIAAGGTVVSEVKDQFYGDRSGTLKDPYGHLWFLATRKEDLTQEQIEQRAKEMFQQG; encoded by the coding sequence ATGAGCGTCAAACCCATTCCAGAGGGTTATCACAGCATCACCCCGTATCTGGGCATTCAGAAAGCGGCGGAAGCCATCGAGTTCTACAAGAAAGCCTTCGGTGCCACTGAAGTCATGCGCCTGTCCATGCCCGACGGCGGCATCGGCCATGCCGAACTGCGTATCGGCGATTGCCCGATCATGCTTGGCACGCCGTGCGACCAGGGGCCTTTGAGCAACCCGGACACATCGCCGTCCGTGGGCTTGCACCTGTATGTGAACGATGTGGACACGTCTTATAAACAGGCGATTGCGGCCGGGGGCACGGTGGTGTCCGAGGTCAAGGATCAGTTTTATGGCGACCGTTCGGGGACGTTGAAGGATCCCTATGGGCATTTGTGGTTTTTGGCTACGCGCAAGGAGGATCTGACCCAGGAGCAGATTGAGCAGCGGGCTAAGGAGATGTTTCAGCAGGGGTGA